The Haliotis asinina isolate JCU_RB_2024 chromosome 16, JCU_Hal_asi_v2, whole genome shotgun sequence DNA segment atgttgttgatcactggattgtctggtccaaactcgattatttacagaccgccgccatatagctggaatattgctgactgcggcgtaaaactaaactcactcactcactttagaacGCTTAATCTCCATTGTGCAGTCTCGAACCTAAAACTCACAGTCTCCCTAATCCAGTCTCTACtatcgaacacacacacacccacccacccacccacccacacacacacacacacacacacacacacacacacacacaccatcatcCTTTCTCTAATTTCGAACCCTTAATCTACATGATCCAGTATCTGCCCTCCAAGTCTCTACCATCTAGTCCCTTCCCTCTGCTATCAGTCAAATCCGGATCCATCAATGTTCACCTTCCAGTCTCTACTCCTGTCCTCAATCGTTCATGTTCTCTATTATCTAACCGCACTAGACTCTCCTCGCGACCCTCAGAGAACCTCCTCAAAATAACAGCAGAAACGCCTTTGAGGCGTGCTGATCAACTCAAGGGAACTTGAATAAGGACAAGTAACCGCCCATCAGCTGTACCACATGGAGGCCTCCTAGCCCAACAAGCCGTGAGGTAACTAAGTCCTCTTACACCacagtcagtcactcacactACTGAATGCAACAATGTGTCCACACAGAAGCGATGGACATTAATTATTTCATGCTCAATAGGGGGTTAGATCTCGCTCGAAGTAGATGCAATAGGATAAAAGGAGCACAAGTGAAACGTCCCCGAGAGGGACAGGCGTCCTCACCATCTCCTACATAATGCAACCCATTACTTCAACTCTTCACGCCGCAATAAGTACTGTGACTTGTACTTGCACCTCCACCCCAGGCACGATTAACAGAACATCGTCCTTATCACCCCTGGAGCAAAGGGCAGGTTTCTATTTCCCACAGGGATTGATGGATCAAATGCATAATTCACAGACTCTTGCAAGCGTGATTTAAGACATTCACTTGCCGTTAAAGACTGTCACTTGCCGTTATCTGATGTTACATGAATGCAAATTTTAGAAACTGACGTTATTCGTTGTCCGTGAGTTCACCCGTGACATCACTTCTGTAAAGTGTCTTTGCACGTTTGACATTCCATACGCTTTTTCGTTTtctttctgagtgagtgaatttacttttacgccgcttttagcattagtccagcaatatcacggaaaagaccttcacacattgtgcccatgtagggaatcgaaccagatcttcgacgtgacgagcaaacgttttaacgactaggctaccacactgccccTTTTTTTCTTTCTGAACACTATGTTAGGTGATACTCGGGATTGTTGGAATGACGTGGTATCTGGCAGTTCTAGCTTTAAGTAGCTAGAGGAGTAACTTGTGTAACGATATTATTCGAAGAGATCGTCTTCATAAGCAGGATCAGATTACCATATATAGAGGTACATGTGAAGATATTATTCATCGACACTTTAAATCAACCATATAATGTAATGGAGGTTCGCCTACTTGTTTGCACTATAGTGATAGATGTTTATCAACAATAACTGTGCCCATCTAATGCCCGCTGTAACAATCTCGTCAAGAATTGTTTCAATCCAAAAAATCCGGAGAACCCAAACCGTCATCAATAAGAACAGAAATATATGAGTTGGTAAGTTATATGTGTCAAGGCCCCATCAGGAGGTAACAAGGACTCACATGTCTCAAATGAAAGAgacaagaataataataataataatacaataattacaATCACTGGCCTACCAAATCCCCAGGAAGTGATTCGTTTTCAGATTTACATGTCTCTGTATTTTGCATGGTGTGATATCATGCTTGTACCAGGCTATGTCTCAACAATTTTGCAGTGTGTGATATCATGTTTGCACCAATGTGTCTTAACAATGTTACGAGATGTGATATCATGTTTGCATCAGTGGCATGTCTTTATGTTACAAGGTGTGATATCATGTTTGTACTAATGGTATGTGTCTTAACAATGCTGCACGATAGAATATCATGTTTGTACCAAGGCTATGTGTCTTAACAATGTTGCAGGATGTGATATCATGTTTGTACCAAGGCTAATGAAGGTTATTTATCTTATCAGTGTTGCTGAATATGATATCATGTTTGTACCTATATCTTAATAATGTTGCAGGATATGATATCATGTTTGTACCAAGGATATGTGTCTTAACAATTTTGCGTGATATCACGGCACTGTGGGAAATGCTCATTGGGAAGTGATGTCGGGTGATGTCTTTCAGAAATGCCATGTCATGTCGAGGAACATGGTGAGAGATCGTAGATCCTAGATCCAAGTCCTACCTCATTAGATACAATACCGTCTCACACATGGGCGACGTGTCCGACGAACAGGCTGCTTGTGAAACTCCAAACTGTATTAATTTGGGGGTTAGTTTCTCGCAGGAATCCACTTAAGCAGTCGAGGGTTAGTAATCCCGATCCTATATTTAGTGTTCACATAACCTGAGAATGTCCCCAATGTCGACCCTGAGGCGTATTATGTTAGCGTCCTATTCCTTGGTCTTTTACAGTGTAAACTGAGGCTGTTGTAGCTATTCTGCCATTCCGAAACGTGAGTCTCATTAACTACCTACTTTTTAGCCGAtacgaattttctcgtgtgaaagtgaaaacagacaccacaaacaactctggttacactgaattccaatttcttgtttcataagaaaatggtatttacaaatgaaatttTATTTCAGACTTTAATtacaccgtatttctatattttatgccGCAGTTTAGGCAGTAATACCTCAACTGAGGAATCACAGAGTGctcctgtttgatgaggtcgtaaaatgattaaCAATGCATCTgcctcactggttacacctgctGTGTGTTTTTTGCGCATATTCAGTGAAGTTCTGTAACGTACGATGCGACTGATATATtatcaattccgtaccagaccgcgaAAGGTTTcaagcggcagagcctcgttttgagatttccaagATTTCCAATATCCGTTtgacagagctcgctgtacgacagagcacgctgtaagccatgtttgcaaggattagaaggagcgtagtgttgcaatatacacgTGCTTCGACGTGTCAAATCATTCTGATTAATATTCATGTGTCCAGTTAAACGAATTCGTCTAAACATTTTGGACCGGTTGTCGCAAGTTCCGCAacaggacggaacccagtaaacGGGAAACGAAACATCCAGTCAAATGAATCAATCTAAAacttctggactggttatcgcactaagttgcTCAATACGACGGAACCCAGTAGACAAGAAACGAGGCTATTCTGCAATCTATGCAGCATTTTTGATTCGTGAATACTGAAGATTAAAATAAGAGTTTAAGAAAGAAAACACTCGGGGTTGTTACGTCCTCATGCCGGTATTTTATTTACAACGTCCATCTCCTTGATACATGACGACTATAAACACGACTATTGTATTGCCATTAGTCACGTGACAGCTAAGCTCAAAGAAGATATATCGACTGAATGTATTTCTCTCTTAAACATACCTGTCATTCTTACCTTACAAGGGGTCTTTGACACAGGCTGAGAAAAATGTGTACATTTCTTAGCAAAGTATTTTTGTGAGATTTGAAATATCAACTTCAGGTATGTTTGAGGGAGACACGTTCCACAGATTTATTTCATACATCTACAGACTATACACAGGCCGTGAGACatatacatattgcaatattatATCGACTAAAATCCATATATAGAGTTCCAATCTTTCTATGACGTCTTTGAGAGACGTTTGAGGTTGTAACTGTAGAATATACTTTGATGATGACATTTTACGAGCGCTTCCGTTAATGTCGAGTTTGCACTCATGAATTTTTATTGTACCAAGGCAGATTGTCAATCCCACCTGACAGGGACATAAGTCTCCTGACATACATGGATATATCTGTGGAAGGTAGGCATATCAGCTGTTATATATCTTCCCTGATGACACGCATACGACAAATATGATAttataataatcataacaatgaTCACATTTCAACTAGTGACATTTTCAGTGTAAAACAATTACTTTCAGTAGTGAGCAATATATACAAACAGGACGATATAAGTACATAACACGATTGTTACACCCATGAATACAaatcacatacatgtatgtgtgataTAGTTGACGATATGAGTATTGGTTGTATATATGCATTATGGGAAGGCCCACCGTGGAGTACGACACACACTTCGAAAGAAGAAGTTTTCCACAAACCTTCAATTTCGATGAGTATGAAGAATTTCACAAATAGACACGCATTGCGCGGAACATGTTTATCACGTGACCGGCTCCACACAGCAAGACCATCTGCCTGAAACATGTATTGTTAGCACAATGCACGTACAAGATCGACCTTTCCACTGCGCAAGGTAATCATTCTTCTCGGTTCTAATTAAGACACAAGTCGTCCATTCCTTAGTTACAGAGAATAAATGTCGACAACGAAAGATTCTGCGTCATTACAACATCGTCGACAGGCATGTAATGCACTCGCACCGAGTCACCGTGACTGTCACCAACTCCTGACAGGGCCGTGTGATCACTACGACAGCAATCCCTCCTGGGAGGACTCAGAGTCACTGGAAGAAGTGAGCGAAACAATAGCTGAAGTAAGCACCCGAGCGAGGATTACACTAAGCAGGATGCCGGGAGAGAGCTAAAATTAGGATGCATTAATTAAAAACTACAGTAAgaaagggaaaataatatgtccGAATTGCATTTAGATATGGCGCCCTGTAGTAATATTAGCTTGAACTGGCAATTATATAATATCCAACGGCAAAACTGTAAAAACGAACCCGTCTCAAATGTACATGTAGCATCTTTAGCTCAGTAATGATGTGATGCTGGTTCAGACTGAAGCTTGCTGATAACTTTTCATTAATACCTACACTAACACAAAAACTTTGAAATTCTAGTATGCAATATTCATTTATTGTCCACTTCAAAGTACCAAACCTCTCATCGAGAAAAGAATATGAATGGTATTACACATTCAGATTATTGTTGAGAGAAATTAATTATACAGTGAAGATAAAAAGAAACTAAAGCTAATAGTTGAACTGATATGTTTCATTAATAATCGAAAATATCTCAGTTTGGCTTcgtttaaaaataatttaattGTACCGCTTGTTAGTAAGCATTCAAAACGCTTCAACGCGTTTTATACTTTCCGAATATGAGGgatttaaatcatttaaatattgcaaaaattCTTAATATTACACACAGCTGATGACAGGTATCGTGAAATGAAAAAAGTACCATTTTAAATATGGTTATGTGAGTGGAAATTAATTTCCGAACGTAATCATTGGCAATCTAATGCATTTTTACACATCATTACCCGGCCCGGCCCAAATACGTTAATTAACAGTTCTTCCATTCTGATACTATAACACAGAACACTTTCTTTTGCCGCTCGGTTTTCATAATTCATCCCATCGTTGATACAAATTAGACATATTTCCATCTGATATTGATTGATATGGATAAGGCCTATTGAAAGAAATTAATGACCATTCAATTATTTCCTTGATTAAGAATTGTTAACCATGTCAGATTAAAGTATCGTCTATTTTCAGCTCTTCTTTATAGTATTTAAACAATTGGTTGTTTATTGTGTTTGAAGATTTCATGCATGATATTTGTAACACTTGGTAACTCGGGATGTATGCATCGGTACATAAGACGAGAATCCATACTTCTCAAAGCTGAAATGTACCGAGGAGTTATTGATAGATCGTAGTACTTTATATTGACTTAGATGTTCGATCTTCTTCGTCAAACAAACACTCATTGTGATTCAGAAAGAAGAATTAGGGCATATTTTGTGAATAAGGAAATACAACTGACTATATTGATTACAAAGGCAACATGTGTGTCCAACATGGTAAActtgttttcttagattaacgCTTAGGTTCTGAAGCTACACTGAGGgtaaaaaataagggatcatgTGAAAGCACCAGTGTTGCTCTTGTTTCCCCAGGTGTTCAAAAGCTGTGTATCACATTGCTTAAGAAGAAACCTTGaaatgtgatcccttattttttctcTGCAGTATATGTACCTTTGATAAAAACAAGCTCTGCATTTTTAATTGAGAAGGATCCCAGTGAGACGAATTGCTCTCTgtggaaaatctagacttgctatgTTTGCATGGAAGACAGAGTTGAGGGACAGGGAAAATGATCCAACTTAGGGACTTTAGGCTTGTTTTAACACACTTTGGATATTCTTtcatgtcaggtcgtcattctaaTGAACAACAGTTCCGAGCACCTGCACTGCAGGAATAATGCCAGTATTCACTTCTTCAACATTCCTGCTAATTATCAGCTTCCGATGTTGCCTACCGTAATGTGTTATTTCTTGTAGATTCTCGAAGTTTCTTAAAGGTTCAGGGACTGAGCTATGGGTTTCATGTTGTGATTAAGTAGGTTTTAAGCGTCGCTAGCTTTCAAGATCCTTCCTACATATGGGCCCTACCCTGTCATCCCGTACGACACCTTCTCAACCTCCTTTCAACATCCTCAGTTTGCCCCCACCGCTTTGACACCTTTGCAACCTCCTTTGAACACTCCCAACCGCTTTGGTAAACGTTTTCAAAGTTAACAGAACTATAAAACATATTGATATCCCAACTTCTGTTAACCACCGAACAACACACTATCCACCCAGCAATACCACCAGAAACACACATACCAAGTCACGATAATGGTCCCCCCGTGTCATCAATTCTGAACTGCTATGATCACAAAACTTACATTGGAATGTGAGAGTCCGCAACAGAACATGCAACAACACAGCCCTTCGTATACCATGCCGTCACGTGTGATATTTAAAATAAACCCCACCCGACCCATTACAAGGCtatatttacattaaaattCTAGGAATTGGTGCAGACATTTGTAGTATTGGACTCAAACTTAGGAATAATTACAGTTATAACGAACATATATACAGTTTGTTACATTCGTCAGTTGGGGATGACCATACCTACTGTAGTAGGTTACATGACACATCATGTGGGTAAGATACCTGGAACAAATTACCTGGTATAGAGCACACGCGTAATCTGTGCGTTGAAATCACGTTTGTGTATATGTGGAAACTGTGAGATCCATATGTGGCGTGTGTACAGACCACGTGCATTTTACATATATTAGGTAACGATGTATAGATCACGGGTGTTTAACTGTCAAATGTGGATAGTCATGATTATACATTGTACTGTTTATAACGTGTGACAGATGACACCAATATACCACGTCTGTGACAGATGACACCAATATACCACGTGTGTGACAGATGACACCAATATACCATGTGTAACAGATGATACAGATATACTATATCTGTCACGGATGACACCAATACACCACGTATGTCACGGatgatacacatatactacgtcTGTCACGGATGACACCAATACACCACGTACATGATAGATGGCGCCAATATAGCACGTGTGTGACTGACGACACCAGTACACCACGTGGATGACAGATGAAACCAATATACCACGTGTGTCATAGATGACTCCAATACACCACGTGGATGACAGATGGCACCAATACACCACGTGGATGACAGATGGCACCAATACACCACGTGGATGACAGATGATAACATCAAGTGAAAACAGACGTTAATTGCATACACTGACTGTAGGATTATGCAGAACCGGCTTTTCACCCTGGTATAGACACTGGACATTGATTGACAACAAAGCTATGCTCTGACGGGTACGTCgtgtgtatgaatgtgtgtggATGCATCTGTGTGTAGGGGTATTTCCGTGTTCATGGGCACAAAtcacacatgcatttcagaaaaaCACATAATTACAATGTTTACACGAACCTCGACtattcacacactgtattttTGGTTGCTTTACGACCAACAACACATGTATATCTATCACAGTGATAACGACTGTATGTACAAACACCACGACCCATGGCCGTGGCATTGATGATATTTACACTGGACTAGCGCTGTATCTCATATAGGCACATGCAATACCAGGCGGGGCCCCGGTGGACAAGATTATTCGTGCACACGGACTCGTTATTGATTAAGAGTCTGCCCTAGGTCCTGAGATAGCATGTTTCATACGAACGTTGGCTCCGTTGATTCCTTGTTTGGCCAAGCCACTTTACTCTTCTCCCGTATCAGGTgcagccactggtggatcatttCCATGAGGCAACGCCTGAACTGAGTGCTCATTGTGCAGTACATGACGAAGTTCACGGCGCTGTTAATAAGAGCAACAGAATCTATCAGGTCACTAAGGGGTGCGTAGACCTTGACGAAGAATCCGTCCACGCATGCGCTGAGAATAACGAGAATAGCTTGTGGCACCtctgacaaaatatacatgacTATGACTGCCAGTAGCATTATCGTTGTACGTCTATGAGCCTTGTGTTGTGAACCGTAATTACCGCCCTTGAGTCTTCGACCTCTCTTGTCCGTCTCCCGTAGCGTGTGAAGTAAAAGACCGCCAAATATGGATATCAATACTATTGGAATCATCTTCCCGGCAACAGGATAAAGCCAGAAATTCACCAGCGCCATCACATCCGTATCGTTCTTGCCTATGGCTGGGGGGTTGAGTCTGTACAGAGACGCGTTAAATTTTGGGCTGAATGTCTCATTGATCCCCGTCGTAATGCAGTTAGGAATAATCAGAACCGCGGAACCTATGTACGAGAATATGATAACAAGGAACGTAGAATGGTTGTCCAGAGTTTTGGATCCTCTAGAAGTTGGTCGGACGAAAATGTACCTTAGAATTGCCATGATGACAGCCAGCCAGATGGACACCGTGTGAGTGGTGAGGGTGAGGTTGATGTGGACGGCCATAAAGACGATCCAGCCGTAGGAGTAACGCTGGGGTGTGACAGTCAGGTCGTTCATTAGGTAGAAGTGGATAGCAAAGGGGATATACGACAGCATGGTGACGAGGTCCGACACTGCTATGCCTGTTAAGATGAGGTTGATCGAGTTCAACATTGACTTCTTGGTAAGGaccatgatgttgatgatgttggtgatgacTCCGTAGATGCAGATGATGAGGCTGAACCAGCCGTGGATGTCCCAGTAGCAGTAACCGAAGCTCTCCAGCTGGTTGGAGGCGTTCCACTGGCACACCATGATGTCCGGTTTGTGCTCGGTCTGTAAAAGAAGAGCACGAATATTGAGTACAAGGTCATACCTATCTTTCTGTCACTGTTATAAGATATCGTTGTCCcatgtaaatataaacagaTATTAGTTTAACTTAACAAGACTGATATGGGAAAATATTAAACGCACAACACTTGCGAGTGATTTTGTAATGAAAAATAGGGAGTCGAGGTAACCATAAAGACTATATAACGCACAAGGCTTGCAGGAGAGTTGACACACTTTGCTGCTTCTTGCACGCATGCTCAGGGTTTACCACAATAGACTTATAGGAAGGGCCCAAAGCCGGTAACTCTGTATGGGAAGAGGACGATCAAGGTCGTGAACCGTTAAACTGAACTGCACGGAACTAAGAACAGAAGTTCAACAACATAGGCGTTGGTGATGTACGCGTGTCCAACAACGCAGTAGTGTCATTGCGTCGTTGCTTTGTTGCTTTATTTGAAAAGCTTCAGTGGTCTATTTGCTGCCCAGTCACGAGTCTAGCATAAAACAAAGTACGTTCATAGTCAGGAAGCTGTCGTACATTTCCATAATGACGGCTAATAGAGACAATCTACACATCATTACTTGCAGTTCTATAAATGAGAGCTTACATTAGGAGTGTAACCACTGAATCGTGTATACGATGAATAACATTGACCTGTCTCATGAAAACATTAGACGCAGAACAAAGGCGATCGTACTGTTTCCCAATGAGTCAGAAGGGACTTTAGGTGATGAACGCTATGGCAATAACTGTGTTAACTCTGTACGATTCAGCGAGTGTATGTACTGGACATGACCGGGGTAGGTCAACAATTTTGTTGACCTTGCTAGAAGGTTGTTAATTGCCTGCATTAAAGCCCACTCACATTTGGTTTACCCTGGCAGGGAACATAACCCGATATGAAAATGTTCCTCCATTTATGCAATCAGATTTCTATTCTCATACATGTACTATATATGGTCGTTCTGCTTTATATCAAACAAGAGAGCCTTGTTGTGCCCAGCAGTTACACGTGATAGAATAAATTTCACTTAAACAGAGATGAACTCTATGCTCAAGGAACATGTTCTAAGCACATACTACATGACGGACATTACTACCACAAATAATCAAACTGTTCGCAGGTAGCTCGGGCATGTCATCGAGGATTGAATATAAACCCAATCTAGGGCTGGCAAAATCAGTCTCTGATGGCGTAAGTCGTGACAAGGCCGTTAGGATATGGTATTAAATCAAGTgattagtgtatgtgtgtgtgtgtgtgtgtgtgtgtgtgttcgtgcgcgtgttgtgtgtttgtgtgtgttgtgcgTTCTTtgcgtgtgtgttgtatgtgtgatgtatgtgtgttgtgtgttgtttgtttgcgtgtgtgttgtatgattgtgtgtgtgtgtgtgtgtgtgtgtgtgtgtgtgtattaggCTCTCTGACTTCTCCAATCCTCATTGGATTGGACTTGCATGGATTCCAGAGTCCACCTGCTTTGCTGGGGAACTGGTTGATGTAAAATATAGTCAGATAAACTATAATATGTCATTAGGGATAAGCGCTTACACACCCCTACTTGACTAAACTCCTGTTCAAAGTCCAACTATTCCAAACTCTCTGAAGCAAAGTAGGTACATCCCTGAATTCAAACTGGGAAAGTACGATTGTTTACAAGTGTTGAACAGTATCTTCAGCACACCCCTTGCCATCGTTGAAGCACGTTGTCAATATACCCAGTCATACCTGTGGGTGTCATCGTGAAGATCCAAGGGCTCATCTGATCAATGGCGGCTATACGAACAAATGCGGGACCCAGAAGGTAAATACAAATTAGTTGGCTTAATTCCCATGACACATCGAGAACACTTTAAAGCACACGATATGACATCCAAGCTTTGTGGGCCTCCGTGTAATGAAATATGTCCTCGTCAACTGCCCAAGATACACAACGACTCTCAATGATATAGTATTGCCATGTTAAGAACACTCTGAACAGCGAAGC contains these protein-coding regions:
- the LOC137267886 gene encoding G-protein coupled receptor dmsr-1-like, whose product is MVCQWNASNQLESFGYCYWDIHGWFSLIICIYGVITNIINIMVLTKKSMLNSINLILTGIAVSDLVTMLSYIPFAIHFYLMNDLTVTPQRYSYGWIVFMAVHINLTLTTHTVSIWLAVIMAILRYIFVRPTSRGSKTLDNHSTFLVIIFSYIGSAVLIIPNCITTGINETFSPKFNASLYRLNPPAIGKNDTDVMALVNFWLYPVAGKMIPIVLISIFGGLLLHTLRETDKRGRRLKGGNYGSQHKAHRRTTIMLLAVIVMYILSEVPQAILVILSACVDGFFVKVYAPLSDLIDSVALINSAVNFVMYCTMSTQFRRCLMEMIHQWLHLIREKSKVAWPNKESTEPTFV